A stretch of Apis cerana isolate GH-2021 linkage group LG1, AcerK_1.0, whole genome shotgun sequence DNA encodes these proteins:
- the LOC108003611 gene encoding F-BAR domain only protein 2 isoform X5: protein MTVDFADYFWGEKNNGFDVLYHNMKHGAVASKELAEFLKERSTIEENNYKVLSKLAKQAGSSSSIQGTFAPVWAALRGAAEKLAGLHLQMAQRVTELIKDVSKYTDELHKKHKAVKEEESSTLEIVQNIQSITVTLHKAKDMRTQKSLELEKLKKDNASQKELEKAEIKFKKAQDDYKTLVDKYMIIRNDFQTKMTQACRRFQDVEETHLKHMKEFLNIYADVLQSNHEQVGQVHIDFKRQCLDMTVDKLLEQFVQSKSTGFEKPGTFEYEEIMTSLGEMTSHSQLESNIETSKETSKGANGETGVAGNTHSSKNDRGLKGEGCQVDEEKGTVQEKENERLNERDRELSHVQATKASRRTTSLLNLFMSNSQAMSVVSDKQKQAGSGSAPATPQGNNLPPAVPPPSISRNPLRGSKWFLRSRREKRKEKKAKKKKDIVETSSNKEEKSDLEDKDDSRKSETPTPEVDEDGFCIRPKTEPWENEKGFYSSSDTDSEDDRERKIRVEIKPLSNGGAPMSASVDELRATVENLSLSPAPTGRRGSNTDSDHHMKRSQSVSQQLGGKPSSDLLGLNLFNPSSTPSSASTPTGSHPYAPLQSPPPLSLSPTPQPQPPQSAPPTHPHPRFPDGDLFSEVGDITPALPPKQSASSTPTGSIIIPRPPSRRGEGPSPRGRNSPATISRADSVASLEFRTAGVGVGSSRGPSPLTIGLADTIPLAVAFHEIVHSYFRGTDETRCQVKLSGDMMLSFPAGIVTVLANNPNPAKLTFRVRNSNRLEKLFPNNQLVSMDATQTTVDSTIFEFNMSALTTLLRKQAEQNPSASYFNVDILKYQIKCKEGAGSCPFQLVAYWKCETTHTDLKIDYKYNSRAMASPSPLLNLHVAAPIDGGFKSLNSKPQAQWLSETNRILWKFTELSQHSEGNGVGSLKARVELGHGPGNQGTIFTQFNCEGTTLSGVEFELLGPGYRLSLVKRRFVSGKYICDGDSDSRSRYAAPPSNVD, encoded by the exons ATGACTGTGGATTTCGCCGACTACTTTTGG gGCGAAAAGAATAATGGATTTGACGTGTTATATCATAACATGAAGCATGGTGCAGTTGCAAGTAAGGAGTTGGCTGAGTTTCTAAAAGAACGATCAactatagaagaaaataattataaggtTCTAAGTAAACTTGCAAAACAAGCTGGCAGTAGCAGTAGTATACAAGGAACATTTGCACCTGTTTGGGCTGCCTTAAGAGGTGCAGCAGAAAAACTTGCTGGCTTACATTTGCAAATGGCCCAAAGGGTCACTGAACTAATAAAAGATGTATCAAAATATACAGATGAATTGCATAAGAAACATAAGGct gtaaaagaagaagaatcatcTACCTTGGAAATTGTACAGAATATACAGAGTATTACTGTAACTTTACATAAAGCAAAAGATATGCGTACACAAAAGAGTctggaattggaaaaattaaagaaagataatgccagtcaaaaagaattagaaaaagcagaaattaagtttaaaaaagcCCAAGATGATTATAAAACTTTGgttgataaatatatgatcATACGGAATGATTTTCAAACCAAAATGACTCAAGCATGCAGG CGATTTCAAGATGTAGAAGAGACACATTTAAAACATATgaaggaatttttaaatatttatgcagaTGTTTTACAATCAAATCACGAACAAGTTGGTCAAGttcatatagattttaaaCGACAATGTTTGGATATGACAGTGGACAAACTTCTAGAACAATTTGTACAAAGCAAATCCACAGGTTTTGAAAAACcag gTACATTTGAATATGAAGAAATCATGACAAGTTTAGGAGAAATGACCAGTCATTCTCAATTGGAAAGCAATATTGAAACATCTAAGGAAACATCAAAAGGAGCAAATGGAGAAACAGGCGTTGCGGGTAACACTCACAGTTCAAAAAACGATCGGGGATTAAAAGGGGAGGGTTGTCAGGTGGATGAGGAAAAGGGGACggtacaagaaaaagaaaatgaaagactGAATGAAAGGGATAGAGAACTGTCACATGTACAAGCCACCAAGGCTTCCCGCCGTACTACCTCGCTACTCAACCTGTTCATGTCCAACTCCCAGG CAATGAGTGTTGTTTCAGACAAACAGAAGCAAGCAGGGTCTGGTTCGGCACCTGCAACTCCTCAGGGGAACAACCTGCCTCCTGCTGTTCCACCTCCCAGCATCTCCAGGAACCCTCTCAGAGGATCTAAAT GGTTTCTTCGCagcagaagagaaaaaagaaaagaaaagaaggcaaaaaagaagaaggatatTGTGGAAACGAGCAGcaacaaagaagaaaagtcTGATCT gGAGGATAAGGATGACAGTAGGAAATCTGAAACACCAACACCGGAAGTAGACGAAGATGGTTTCTGTATTAGACCAAAAACAGAACCATGGGAGAATGAGAAAGGATTTTATTCCAGTTCAGATACCGATTCCGAAGATGATAGAGAACGAAAAATTCGAGTAGAAATAAAACCACTTAGCAATGGCGGAGCACCTATGAGCGCAAGTGTGGACGAACTTAGAGCAACGgtggaaaatttatctttatcgcCTGCACCAACg GGACGCAGAGGCTCAAATACCGACTCAGATCATCATATGAAAAGGTCTCAGTCAGTGTCACAGCAATTAGGAGGTAAGCCAAGCTCGGATTTACTTGGCCTAAACTTGTTCAATCCTAGCAGTACACCATCGAGCGCCTCAACGCCGACTGGTAGTCATCCATACGCGCCATTGCAAAGTCCTCCGCCGCTGTCTTTGTCACCGACGCCTCAACCACAGCCACCACAATCCGCACCACCTACACATCCTCATCCACGATTCCCTG ATGGAGATTTATTTTCGGAAGTAGGAGACATTACTCCGGCCTTACCTCCAAAACAATCCGCTTCTTCTACTCCGACAGGATCTATTATCATTCCTAGACCACCATCCCGAAGAGGAGAAGGTCCTTCACCAAGAGGTAGAAATTCACCAGCGACTATATCCAGAGCTGATAGCGTAGCTAGTTTAGAGTTTCGTACAGCCGGCGTTGGAGTTGGCTCTTCCAGAGGTCCATCGCCACTCACAATAGGACTTGCAGATACTATTCCTTTAGCAGTCGCCTTCCATGAAATAGTACACTCTTACTTTAGAGGTACTGATGAAACACGATGTCAGGTGAAACTCAGTGGAGATATGATGTTATCATTTCCTGCCGGTATTGTCACTGTGTTGGCGAATAATCCTAATCCTGCAAAACTAACGTTTCGAGTGCGCAACAGTAAtagattggaaaaattgtttcctAATAATCAACTCGTCAGCAT gGATGCCACACAGACAACTGTTGACAgtacaatttttgaattcaaCATGAGTGCCTTAACTACATTGTTACGCAAACAGGCTGAACAAAATCCTTCGGCTTCATATTTTAATGTCGATATACTCAAGTATCAAATCAAATGCAAGGAAGGCGCGGGTTCATGTCCTTTCCAGTTAGTTGCCTATTGGAAATGTGAAACGACTCATACAGACCTTAAG attgattataaatataatagtcgCGCTATGGCTTCTCCAAGTCCATTATTAAATCTCCATGTGGCTGCACCCATAGATGGAggttttaaatcattaaacagTAAACCTCAAGCACAATGGTTATCAGAAACAAATCGGATATTATGGAAGTTTACAGAATTATCACAGCATAGCGAAGGTAATGGTGTAGGTTCTTTGAAAGCACGAGTGGAACTAGGACATGGGCCAGGAAATCAAGGAACTATATTTACACAGTTTAATTGCGAAGGGACCACATTATCTGGAGTTGAGTTTGAACTTTTAGGCCCGGGATATAGATTAAGTTTAGTAAAACGTAGATTCGTATCTG GAAAGTATATTTGTGATGGAGATTCTGATTCACGAAGTAGATATGCTGCTCCACCATCGAATGTGGATTGA